CACTGCGGCGGGGTGTAGTGGCGGTATGTTGAGGCTGCTGTCCGCGGGTCTGGGGATGAAGGGGTAGCACGCCGCGTCCGAGagccgctgcagcgcgaTGCGCCTGAGGACGGCGCTGTGTCCGCCGGCGAACCGGTTCAGCACTGAGGCCACGCTGGAGTACACGAACGGCGGCGCGACGCTGAAAGGGTTAACCACCATCGCGGTGATGACCTCCACCTCCACCGCGTGCAAGAGCCTGATGTACTTGATGCGCGTCTCCAGCTCGTCGTTGTAGTTGAGCGTCGTGAAGAAGTGCATGGCTGGGACCACCGCCCTCCAGAAGTCGACCACCGGCTGGGACGCAACGGTGTTGACTTGCATGAAGTGCATGTTCACGTACAGCGCCAGGTAGATGTACTTGGATATGTTGATGCACGCTTGGTAGAGTATCAGCGCCACCGGCTGCATGGTGTGCTTTACCAGGATCATTTTGGCAATTTCCAATATAAGCGGAACCATGGGCAACACCGTGCACATCAGAATGCGATATGTCTTCGACGCGAGGAACTCCTGTATGGCCTGCTTGTTCTCGTTGACTATGGCGTCGGAGCTTTCAGTGATGAACCTTATCAGCATGTCCCGCACCGACAGCACTATCTTGTCtatcagctgcagcgccaggGCGACCTTCGGAACGTTGCCCATGAGGTACTTGTTGATCAGTGACTCCACCAGCATGCCGTACACAGCTGGGCTTTTGATTGACCCCAGCGATCTGAACAGCTTCGACACTGGGTTGTAGGTCTCCACCAAGGTTATGAGCGGCGGCTCCTTGCAGTGGGCCACTATGTTTGCCATAACCATGGCGCGCTCCTCGCTGGTCAGGATGGCGCCGAGGATGGAATGCGATTCTCGGTGCTGTTCCGGTTCCTCGGATGCATTATTTTCGAGCGCCTGCTGCACGTCCTCCGGCGTCACCTTACCCAACGCATCAGTCCCTCCAAGGATCTGCGGAGTGTAATGCAGTGTCACCAGCTGCAACATCTGCATCTCCTGTAGTATTCCCACCGAATTTTGTATCTTATCGCGCAACGTGAACTTGATCTTTGAGTCGTCCGCCAGCTTGAGCGTCTCGTAAAGCGTCAGTGGCGCTGCAGGCACGGCCTGCACCGTATCACCAAGCACTTCTTCGCAGAGATAATCGGCTGACACTTCCGTGCTGGAGCCCCCCGTCGGCACGGGGCCGGAAAGGATCCATGGGGGGACCACCAGCCAGGGTGAGAGCTCCCGACCCTCGCTCGTTGCCGTGGCCAGGGCCTCAAGCTCCTGCGCCTCCTCTTTGGTAGGGTCACCCAGTGCCATCCTGATGACTTGCATGAGCTTCTCCTCGATGCCCTCCTCCTGCTCGCTTAGCGCAGTGAGTATCGAGCATATGCTCTTGAAGAAGTTCTGCCTCAGCAGGTCGAAGTCCTTGTGCATCATCGCCCGCATGATATTCATGCACTTGTTCCAAATGAAGTCATTCCTGCAGTAGTCGATGACAATGTTGGTCGCAATGCTTATTGCCATCCCGAGGGCTGAGTTGAGCtcgttgggcagcatcattTTGTTTCCGATGGTGGCGTTGACGACCGTCTCCAGCCCCGTGACCAGGATGCCAATGACCGCTTCGCACTTCTCTCTGTAGCGCGGTTCGCAATCCTTGAAGGCCACATAAAGCTCCTCACAGGCGGTGAACACGGTTTGGTGAGCCGAGGGCGTGTGTATGGAGCACACAAGTCCCTCAGCTAGCGGCTTTAGCATTTCACGACAGCAGAGCTGCCACAGATCCATCTCGAAGCGGTTgagtcgcccctttatgaAGAGCGCCAACGACTTGATGGCGCATTGCCGTATTTCCGTGAACTCGGAATGCCCCAGCTCCTTCAGCCCTTTAAAAATGCTCTTCCACATGTCCTCTTCTTTGGCACGCGGGGGCCGGGCTGCACCGAAGTAGTGGCTCTGGGCAGCCATCTTCTCCGCGAAGTCGAGCACCAGTGCCACCACACGGAATGCGGCATTATTGTCGCTGTTGTACGCGCCCTGCGATAGCATGAAAATGGACTCCACGAACGGCAGGCACGCCTCGTCCTGCAACAGCTCGGCCGAATCATCCACCAGCGCCGAGAAGACATCGATCAAGATGATCGTGGCATTTGAATCGCTCGACTGCGATGCCATCTGGGTGGCATACATGAGGCAATTGATGATCCCGGTGCTAAGAGCCATGATTTGCGGTACGGTGGTGCACACGGTTTTGAGGCCGTTCATGATGTCCATGCTGAGCGCGCTGTTGTCCCTCAGGGTTTTGTAGAGCACGCACACCCCGGCGTCGATGGAGCGCGCACTGGACTGCTGGCCGGCCAGACAGAGACTGACGATGTTCCCGCATATGGTCTGTATCATGAGTTCGATCCCGCCTCGGTCACGTGTGAGGCACATGACTATCCCCGTCAGCAGCATAACCGAGTCGTGTTGTCGTGCGAACGAGAGTTCAGTGATGATCGTAAAGAGGCAGTGCAGGAACTCTGGCTCCGCGCTGGCCAGGACGCTTTGGCGGTCAAGCGACTGCCCGAGCTCCCTCAGCAGTTCGGGCCACACCTGGTCGCCCTTTTCGATCATGCTCAAAAACTGGTCCGGCCAGGCGTCCAGCGTCCTCTGTATGAGCGCCAACTTCTCCCTGCTGCTCACCCCTGAACGTGACTCCGTTTGTTGCGCGAAAATGTCCGTGTATTGCGTTTTCGCCAGAAGCGGTATGGCCACGTGGAATCCAAATTGTGTAACGAACCCCTTCAGGACCTCGAAGTCGTGCACCTTGAGGCGGTCAAAAGCACCGATGGTCTCGGTGAGCGTCGCTTCCCACTCCTCTTGCAACCCCTTGAACGTTGGCATGATGGCGTCCGTTTCCAGCGGCTCCAACGACCTCAGGTGGCTCCTGTTGGCGACACCCAGGCGCCTCGATATGAGCACGAACGACAGCAGGTGCTCCAGGAAGCTCTCCCAGGCGAGGTCCTGAAGTGCTGACGGGTAGTTGAGCATCACCGCGTTGAGGCAGCGTATGTGCAGCAGGTACAGCGACCAGGTCTCCATCGTGCACTTCCGGTGGTCTGCGACGAATTGGTTCTCCACGGTGACGAAGTGCGCGACCAGCGCATTGACGCAGCGGGTGTACAGATCTTGCCACCCGTATACATTACACACCACCAGCGTCGCCTGCATGGCGGCTATTAGCACCTCTTGCATCACGGGCGACCGCATGGTGTTCAGCATCCGCTCTAGTTGCTGGACCAGGATATCGCCCGCTTCATTCAAATAACGGCACCGCCCGTCGATGGCGGATTCGTCCTTGGCGGACGACACTGAGTCGCTGCTGCCAACCGAATCGCTGCTACCCATCCTCCGGTGTGTCGCGGAGTAGTCTCCCGCGACTTTGGGGTAGAAAATGCGATACGCTGCGAAGCTCGGTTTGTGGCTGTTCGCACCGACTACGCAACTGTACAATACGTGGGCGGCCGCCAGCACCGCATCGACGGCTAGCGCTGACTCTACCAtttccagctgctgcatgttcatgtcatcgctgacgACGATGCGCGACGTCTTGCCAATAACCCCGTTGGTCATGTTGCAGAAATCCATGGCGCAGGACCCCTGTTCGAGCTTTGCGGCGAATATGGGCAACACCTTCATGCCGACTTGGCGATTGTGCGCTCCATCTTGCTCCAGGCTGTCAATCTGCTCCGATATGAGCTGTTGCCCGTCGCCGCATTTGTATATGCCCTCGAAGTACTGGTCCAAACTGACTTCTTTGTTCATCCTGAAGTGTTTCACGATGAAGTTGAGCATTTCCACCAGATGCTTCCGACTTGTTTTGTGggcaaacatatcatcCAGCATGTCGTTCGACTGCATGACGGAAGAAagcccccttatccacgCGATTCTGCGCCGTATTCCATCCGGCGTGGAGGTCTCTATGAGGTCCAGCTCCACGAAGTTGTACAACATGGTGAACAGCTTGGCCGCTCCGCGGTCGGGTTCCGGGCAGTGGTTGCTGTAGTAGTACCCGTGTTCCATGACCTTGGCGAGTATGGCGCACCCCTCGTTCAGCAGCGTCGCTCCGGCGAGTGCGAACTTCAGGGCAGTGTACATTTCACTCTTTGCGACGGTTTGCAGCTTGGGCACTTCGAACAGCGAGCCCTTTGGCATCGCCGTGACAGcgatcagcagcagctcagCTGCGCTTGCAGGCCCGAGGTTCAACATGAACTCCGAGCTTTCCCCTTTCATTATGGTACACAGGCAGGTGATGAGCTCCACAGTCAGGTCGACGTGTGAGATTTGCGGCGCCGCTGAGAAGACGGTGAGCCCTGTGGTAGCTCCAGTGGTCATGCCGAACGGTGAGATGGTGCTCACCACTCCGTGGCTCCCCAATTCCGCTAGCATCGTGTTAGACTTGCCAAAGGCACCCTTTCGCTTCCTTGAGTTGCTGAGCAGGCACTGCACCAGCTGCCTGACCCCGCCCTCTACGATCGgcttcagcacgttgctgtCTCCCTTGAGCATCGTGTCGAGGTATTGGAACCCACGTCTCAGAATGTCCTCGTATAACATGACCGGAGACGAAGTCGAAAAGGAGAGCAGGACCGTTTGGACAGTGCGCAGGTGAACTGACTCGTCCACCTTGTGCAATTTTGCGATGGTCTCGAACATCTTAAAGATCATATCGATGTAAATGTACAGGTCGTTGTTGTCCAGTCCGATCCTGATGGGCTCCTCCCGGGCGGCGTTCAGCGAGCTGCGCTGGTATAGGAACTCGATGATGCCGAACAGCTGTTGGATGGCGGTGTTGTGCGCCACCAGCGACTTGGTCTTGTGGTTGGCGAACGTGATCCCTTCCAGAAGCGTGCAGCATGTAAGTTTGGTGGGGAAGttgagcagcagcttcgCGTCGTTGCCCTTATGCAGTGTCTTGATGAACGACGTGATGTTGTGCGACAACTCGCTGAATTTCGACTTCATGCCGCTGCCTATCTTCGCTGATTCCTTAGCGCAGAGCTTCAACGCGTCCAGGAAGGTGGTGCACTTCTGTTCCATCGCCTGGAGCGCCTCCGTCACCGGGGAGCGCTTCGTCTCCGCCGGCGCCTTCTCTGCTCTGCTGGACAACATGGTTGCCGTTTTGCTTTTATCCCGTACGCTGTGCCGAGATCTCACACCTCTACGGTTGCCACTCCAAGCCTATGGCTCTCAAATGTGAGCTCATAATGCTGCTATTGAGTGTACCGCCAACCACCGATGACGCACCCGTCTACGCAGTGTTCGGTGAAGGATGTTGATTCGCCCAAGTCACACCAACGACGCTGACTGCCTAGAAACGGATGCGGAGGGACATGTTTAGCGCGTCACAGAGCCGTTACAGCGCCTTTAGCAATGCGAAATCGGCACAACCTCCTTCTGGTACTCCTCGGAGTTCATTCCCGTCGTCGCCGTAATCCGTAACGCCTCTACGCGCGCTGGAGAAGCTACACCGTTCCGTACCAATACACCTCAATGACGGCTGCCTCTTAGGCAACGCCGCTGCGCCTGGTTTCGGTGCTGCGGCTCAGTTCTCTTGGCTCGTAACGGCGTGACATAGCCCGGCCCAGGGCACGTCAAATAGACACAGTTACGCCACTACAGCCACCCCGTGGCGTGATTCTGCCGTGTATATGGCGACTTGGTCTTCCGATGACGCCGCCGCGCTCCCGATCGGTTACATCCGGTAGGTGTTACAGGCGAGTCCGCCGCGCTTCGACAACGCTTTCTTTCAAAAAATGGGCACAATCGGGCGCGATAACCTCGGGACAGATACTTAACAAATATGTTTCTGCATTGAGACCGGATGCCCTGGGAATTCCTTGTCCACCGCTATCCGCCTTACTTCGTACCGAGAGCGCCTAGGCGCCGTACTGCCACACTAATCCTTCGGCCTTTGCCGACCCTGAGCGCATTGATCTGCGCATTACAAATTCGTTTTCATGTGATGGAGACAGTCGTGTGTGTAAGGCCGGGGCTGTGGAACTGATACCGTCGTTTTATTGAGGCCGGGCGACTCTGACGCCAAGCACGGAGCTGCGCGCAGGCAACGCCCGGAGATGCGAACCACTGACTCTTCAAGATGGTTTTGGCTGAATTAGGTGGCCAGATCTCCGAGGCGTTCCGCAAGCTGCACGCCCGGACGGTCATCACCGACGAGGTTGGTGTCTCCCCTTCGTGGTAGTCTCATGGCGCGCAGGTGATTGACGAGGTTATCGGTGACATCGTGAGAGCGCTTCTAACCGCCGATGTGAACGTGAAGCTCGTGCGGAAGCTCAGGGAAAATGTGAAGCTGCAGGCCCGCCTCCACGCCGATGCGTTGGGGGCCAACAAACGCAAGTTCATTCAGAAGGTGAGTCCACGTCCGGTGTGCCCCCGCGTATATGCGCAACTTCGCCGTCGTCAACGGTCGTCATCTCGTTCAGGCGGTCATCGAGGAGTTCATTTCCATGCTCTCCAGCGACCGCGAGCCGTACACGCCGAAGAAGGGCCAGCCCAACGTGATCATGTTCGTCGGCCTGCAGGGTGCGGGTAAAACGACGACGTGCACGAAGTTCGCGTACCACTACCAGCGCAAGGGCTGGCGCACAGCGCTGATTTGCGCGGACACCTTCCGCGCGGGCGCTTTTGACCAGCTGAAGCAGAACGCCGCCAAGGTGAAAATTCCCTTTTTCGGCAGCTACAGCGAGGCCAATGCAGTGAGGGTGGCCGCCGAGGGCGTGGCGAAGTTCAAGGAGGAGAAGTacgacatcatcatcgtcgacaCCTCCGGTCGCCACAAGCAGGAGGAGTCGCTGTTCGAGGAGATGCGGCTCATCCACCAGGCCGTGAAGCCCGACGACGTGATTTTCGTCATGGACAGCCACATCGGTCAAGCGTGCTACGACCAGGCCGCCGCGTTCAATAAGGCGGTGGACGTCGGAAGCGTGATCATCACCAAGCTCGACGGCCACGCGCGTGGTGGTGGCGCCCTGGCGGCCGTCGCGGCCACCGACTCCCCAATCATTTTCATCGGTCACGGCGAGCACTTCGACGCGTTCGAGAAGTTCGACGCGAAGTCGTTCGTATCGCGTATTTTGGGGATGGGCGACATCAACGGGCTGATAAACACGATCCAGGAGGTGGTGAACCTGGAGGACAACAAGGAGATGGTCGGGCGCATCACCGCCGGGAAGTTCTCCATACGCGACATGTACGACCAGTTCCAGAACCTGCTGAAGATGGGCCCGCTGAGCCAGGTGATGTCGATGTTCCCCGGCATAGCCCCGGGCTTGATAGACGCTGGTAGCGAGCAGCAGGGCGTGAGCCGCGTGAAGCGCTTTTTGTACATCATGGACTCCATGACCGACGAGGAGCTGGACTGCGTGAAGCCGCTGACCGAGTCCCGCGTGGCCAGGATCGCCCGCGGCTCCGGGTGCTCGGTGTTCGAGGTCAACGTGCTGCTCGACAACCACAAGATGCTGCAGAAGATGGTCGGCAACATGGGCAAGGCCGGCCTGAACAAGGAGAGCGCCGTGCACAGCATGATGCGCAACCCGCAGCAGATGATGAGCCGTCTGCAGCACATGATCGACCccaagctgctgcagcgcatggGCGGTGCGGGCAACCTGTTCAAGTTCATGAAGGAGCTGTCGCAGAACGAGAACGTGGCCGGTATGATGAAGCAGATGGGCGGGGGTGGGAGGCGCTAGCCGCGCCTCCCGGCCCCTGCGGGCGGTGTTTAAGTGTCGACCAGCACTAATTTGTCATACATTCATGTTCGTTAACCGAGTGGTATTGGCTGCATGTCTGTATGTTGTGGTAAGCGTATTCTATCGAGGGGAGTGGACAGCGTTCACCGCATGGTCATCGTTGAGGGTCGCACGTCGTCGGCATGGTGGGTGAGATAAATGGTTGCAGTGTGCGATATGCTCCAGCTCGTTTGACGGCGGCCTACGGGTTTTTGGtcgccagcagctgccCCGTTTTCTGGTTGTAGGACCCGTCTGGTACCGCCAGACTGTACTTTGGATAATCCATGAAGGTGAACTCCCTGTTGTATACGGCTGGGGAGTTCTGGACGAATATGCCCAGCCATTCGCACGCCTTTTCGATGTTCGTTTCGAACCCGTGCAGCGTGACAATGGtctcgcggatgttgcccCATTCGTAGTTCTGCTTGCCGGCGATGACGTCCACCCCGGCGGCCTTGCGCAGCCGGTTGCACCGGACGCCCGCCTCCTGCAGGAGCGCGCGCTTCCTATCAAGCGGGATCACGAGTTCGAGCTCGAACTTGACGTTCAGGAGCCTGTCCCCGATGAAGCGCTTGGACTCCTCGTCCAGCGCGAGCCTGTCGTTCTGTATGATGCGGTACAGGGGGCGCAACGCCATGAGTATGTCGACCAGCCGGCCCTCGAAGAGCAGCGTGGTGTTGGTGCGGTGGCACGGGTACCCGACGCCGGTGAAGTCGCCCTTCATGCCGCGGCCCGACTGCGTAAGTTTGAAATTGAGCGTGTCCTGCAGCCGTTTCAGGTTGGAGCCGTTCTTGCCGATGTACATCCCGGCAACAGCGTGGTTCAGCACGATTTTGAAGAAGCAGTTGCAGTACACCCTGGACGCAAGCGGGAAGGTGTATGAGGTCGCTAACGTCGGGACGGCCGATGGGAGGTGCTTGCTTTCCCAAGCGTAAGCGTCATCGTCGTAGTCCCTGTTCGTCGCAGGAGTGCGCTGCGGCGAGTTGTGCGCGTACGTGCTGTTGAAATCGAAGTCGAACGGCCCGGCGCTGGTACGTCCGGGTGGCGGCGCCAGCTTTGGCGGCGGGCATGAGGTGTACCCGTCGCTTCTCACCAGACCGTCGAAGGACTTTATGTTGCTGAGCAAGTCTTTGCTCATCTTATCGAGGGGGTTATCCTTTTCAAAATCGATGAGGAACTGCCCGAGGTCCGTATTCATTGTGGCATTTGGGAGGTGATGGCTGTATGGAGGTAGTGGAGTGTCCGTGTGCAAATATCTTAGATGAATGAATCTTTACCCATATGCACGGGTTTCGGCTGTTCTTATCGTTGGGAGCGTTGTGGGAACTGTGCCAATGGCCCCTGCCGTGGTCCCTCGAAGTCAACAAGGCTGCGTAGCGGCGAATTAACCTCGCACAATTCTTCAGTTCCGGTGCATAAATCCTCAGGTCCAT
This sequence is a window from Babesia bigemina genome assembly Bbig001, chromosome : I. Protein-coding genes within it:
- a CDS encoding signal recognition particle SRP54 protein, putative; the protein is MVLAELGGQISEAFRKLHARTVITDEVIDEVIGDIVRALLTADVNVKLVRKLRENVKLQARLHADALGANKRKFIQKAVIEEFISMLSSDREPYTPKKGQPNVIMFVGLQGAGKTTTCTKFAYHYQRKGWRTALICADTFRAGAFDQLKQNAAKVKIPFFGSYSEANAVRVAAEGVAKFKEEKYDIIIVDTSGRHKQEESLFEEMRLIHQAVKPDDVIFVMDSHIGQACYDQAAAFNKAVDVGSVIITKLDGHARGGGALAAVAATDSPIIFIGHGEHFDAFEKFDAKSFVSRILGMGDINGLINTIQEVVNLEDNKEMVGRITAGKFSIRDMYDQFQNLLKMGPLSQVMSMFPGIAPGLIDAGSEQQGVSRVKRFLYIMDSMTDEELDCVKPLTESRVARIARGSGCSVFEVNVLLDNHKMLQKMVGNMGKAGLNKESAVHSMMRNPQQMMSRLQHMIDPKLLQRMGGAGNLFKFMKELSQNENVAGMMKQMGGGGRR